Proteins co-encoded in one Salvia splendens isolate huo1 chromosome 4, SspV2, whole genome shotgun sequence genomic window:
- the LOC121799395 gene encoding UDP-glucuronate 4-epimerase 1-like: MPMEELFLPSTPGKFKDKSHRHFHRCPSSPCTLFLWALLLLALTAAYLTFQPSAATYFTHWEHHVLSSAQIRRPHGFSVLVTGAAGFVGSHVSLALKKRGDGVVGLDNFNHYYDPALKSARRDLLSSHHIFIVDADVNDAKLLAKLFDIAKFSHVMHLAAQAGVRYAMENPHSYIHSNIAGLVTLLEASKSAHPQPSVVWASSSSVYGLNEKAPFSESDRTDRPASLYAATKKAGEEITHTYNHIYGLSITGLRFFTVYGPWGRPDMAYFSFTRNILQGKPITVYRGKNHADLARDFTYIDDIVKGCVGSLDTAKKSTGSGGKKRGPAQFRIFNLGNTSPVTVPMMVGILEKHLKIKAKKNVLDMPGNGDVPFTHANISYAHNEFGYNPTTDLQTGLKKFVKWYLSYYGYNHGSS, encoded by the exons ATGCCGATGGAGGAGCTCTTCCTCCCCTCCACCCCGGGCAaattcaaagacaaatcccacCGCCATTTCCACCGCTGCCCCTCCTCCCCCTGCACCTTATTCCTCTGggccctcctcctcctcgccctcACCGCCGCCTACCTCACCTTCCAACCCTCCGCCGCCACCTACTTCACCCACTGGGAGCACCACGTCCTCTCCTCCGCCCAGATCCGCCGCCCCCACGGCTTCTCCGTCCTCGTCACAGGCGCCGCCGGCTTCGTCGGCTCCCACGTCTCCCTCGCCCTCAAAAAACGCGGCGACGGCGTCGTCGGCCTCGACAACTTCAACCACTACTACGACCCCGCCCTCAAATCCGCCCGCCGCGACCTCCTCTCCTCCCACCACATCTTCATCGTCGACGCCGACGTCAACGACGCCAAATTGCTCGCCAAGCTCTTCGACATCGCCAAATTCTCCCACGTCATGCACCTCGCCGCCCAGGCCGGCGTCAG GTACGCCATGGAGAATCCCCACTCGTACATCCACAGCAACATAGCCGGCCTCGTCACGCTTCTAGAAGCTTCCAAGTCCGCGCACCCCCAGCCGTCCGTGGTGTGGGCCAGCTCCAGCTCCGTCTACGGCCTCAACGAGAAAGCGCCCTTCTCCGAATCCGACCGGACCGACAGACCGGCCTCCCTCTACGCGGCCACAAAAAAGGCCGGAGAGGAaatcacacacacatacaacCACATCTACGGCCTCTCAATAACCGGCTTACGCTTCTTCACCGTGTACGGCCCCTGGGGCCGCCCCGACATGGCCTACTTCTCCTTCACCCGCAACATCCTCCAAGGCAAGCCGATCACCGTCTACCGCGGCAAAAACCACGCCGATTTGGCAAGGGATTTCACCTACATCGACGACATTGTGAAGGGGTGCGTCGGGTCGTTAGACACGGCGAAGAAGAGCACCGGGTCGGGCGGGAAGAAGCGGGGGCCGGCGCAGTTCAGGATATTCAACCTCGGCAACACGTCCCCCGTCACGGTGCCGATGATGGTGGGGATATTAGAAAAGCATTTGAAGATTAAGGCGAAGAAGAATGTGCTCGACATGCCTGGAAACGGCGACGTTCCGTTCACGCACGCGAATATAAGCTACGCGCACAACGAGTTCGGGTACAACCCGACGACTGATCTGCAAACGGGTTTGAAGAAGTTCGTGAAATGGTATTTATCGTATTATGGTTACAATCACGGCAGCTCGTGA